A genomic window from Triticum urartu cultivar G1812 chromosome 7, Tu2.1, whole genome shotgun sequence includes:
- the LOC125519110 gene encoding uncharacterized WD repeat-containing protein C2A9.03-like isoform X2, whose protein sequence is MKACKSTEKDGTYYEFRRNTRSVKSTILHFQLRNLVWATSKHDAYLISHYSVLHWSALSGVDTEIMNVEGHIAPSEKHPGSLLEGFSQTQVSTLAVKDNLLVAGGFQGELICKNLDQEGISFCCRTTYDDNAITNAVEIFNTSSGAVHFIASINDSGVREYDMERYQLCKHFRFDWPVNHTSLSPDGKLVLVVGDDPDALLIDANSGKTIHSMKGHLDFSFASAWSPDGRTFATGNQDRTCRVWDARNLSQSLHVLRGNLGAIRSIRYTSDGQFLSMAEPADFVHIFDVKSDYNKRQELDFFGEISGMSFSPDTDTLFVGVWDRTYGSLLQYGRLYNYSYLDSLF, encoded by the exons ATGAAG GCATGCAAATCTACTGAGAAAGACGGAACATATTATGAGTTCAGGCGAAATACTAGATCAGTAAAATCTACTATTCTACATTTTCAG CTGAGAAATTTAGTATGGGCTACATCTAAGCATGATGCTTACCTAATATCGCATTACTCGGTGCTACACTGGTCAGCCTTGAGTGGTGTGGACACAGAAATTATGAATGTCGAAGGGCATATCGCACCAAGTGAG AAACATCCAGGAAGTTTATTAGAAGGGTTTTCTCAGACTCAAGTTAGTACGCTGGCAGTCAAGGATAATTTGCTAGTAGCTGGTGGTTTCCAAGGAGAGCTAATATGCAAA AACCTGGACCAAGAAGGAATAAGCTTTTGCTGCAGGACAACATATGATGATAATGCAATCACCAATGCAGTGGAGATATTCAACACCTCTAG TGGCGCTGTTCACTTCATTGCATCTATTAACGACTCCGGTGTAAGAGAATATGATATGGAAAGATACCAGTTATGTAAGCATTTCCGCTTTGATTGGCCAGTGAAT CACACGTCTTTGAGCCCTGATGGGAAGCTTGTTCTCGTTGTCGGGGATGACCCAGATGCTTTGCTTATTGATGCTAATTCAGGAAAG ACTATTCATTCTATGAAAGGTCACTTGGATTTCTCATTTGCATCGGCTTGGAGCCCTGATGGCCGGACATTTGCCACTGGCAATCAAGACAGGACATGCCGGGTTTGGGATGCCAGAAATCTCTCGCAGTCTCTCCATGTCTTGAGGGGTAACCTTGGTGCTATAAGATCTATTCGCTACACATCAGATGGTCAGTTCCTGTCGATGGCGGAGCCGGCAGACTTTGTCCACATCTTTGATGTCAAAAGTGATTATAACAAGAGGCAAGAGCTGGATTTCTTTGGTGAGATATCTGGCATGTCTTTCAGCCCTGACACGGACACGCTCTTCGTTGGTGTTTGGGACAGGACCTACGGCAGCCTACTTCAGTATGGCCGCCTCTATAACTACTCATACCTTGACTCGCTGTTCTAA
- the LOC125519110 gene encoding uncharacterized WD repeat-containing protein C2A9.03-like isoform X1, whose product MSHYQEHNVEDMEDDYDMDDPVDDMDGEDYLGPEARDDSDEEDDEDAEANKASDTSSEEARRGKDIQGIPWDRLELTREGYRETRLLQYKNYENVPNSAETAMKACKSTEKDGTYYEFRRNTRSVKSTILHFQLRNLVWATSKHDAYLISHYSVLHWSALSGVDTEIMNVEGHIAPSEKHPGSLLEGFSQTQVSTLAVKDNLLVAGGFQGELICKNLDQEGISFCCRTTYDDNAITNAVEIFNTSSGAVHFIASINDSGVREYDMERYQLCKHFRFDWPVNHTSLSPDGKLVLVVGDDPDALLIDANSGKTIHSMKGHLDFSFASAWSPDGRTFATGNQDRTCRVWDARNLSQSLHVLRGNLGAIRSIRYTSDGQFLSMAEPADFVHIFDVKSDYNKRQELDFFGEISGMSFSPDTDTLFVGVWDRTYGSLLQYGRLYNYSYLDSLF is encoded by the exons ATGTCTCATTATCAGGAGCACAATGTTGAGGACATGGAGGATGATTACGACATGGATGATCCGGTAGATGACATGGATGGTGAAGATTACCTAGGGCCGGAGGCTAGGGACGACTCTGATGAGGAGGATGACGAGGATGCCGAAGCG AATAAGGCATCCGACACATCATCTGAAGAAGCAAGACGTGGAAAAGACATTCAAGGAATACCATGGGATCGCCTGGAACTTACCAGAGAAGGATACAGGGAGACAAGATTATTACAGTACAAAAATTACGAGAATGTACCTAATTCTGCAGAAACAGCAATGAAG GCATGCAAATCTACTGAGAAAGACGGAACATATTATGAGTTCAGGCGAAATACTAGATCAGTAAAATCTACTATTCTACATTTTCAG CTGAGAAATTTAGTATGGGCTACATCTAAGCATGATGCTTACCTAATATCGCATTACTCGGTGCTACACTGGTCAGCCTTGAGTGGTGTGGACACAGAAATTATGAATGTCGAAGGGCATATCGCACCAAGTGAG AAACATCCAGGAAGTTTATTAGAAGGGTTTTCTCAGACTCAAGTTAGTACGCTGGCAGTCAAGGATAATTTGCTAGTAGCTGGTGGTTTCCAAGGAGAGCTAATATGCAAA AACCTGGACCAAGAAGGAATAAGCTTTTGCTGCAGGACAACATATGATGATAATGCAATCACCAATGCAGTGGAGATATTCAACACCTCTAG TGGCGCTGTTCACTTCATTGCATCTATTAACGACTCCGGTGTAAGAGAATATGATATGGAAAGATACCAGTTATGTAAGCATTTCCGCTTTGATTGGCCAGTGAAT CACACGTCTTTGAGCCCTGATGGGAAGCTTGTTCTCGTTGTCGGGGATGACCCAGATGCTTTGCTTATTGATGCTAATTCAGGAAAG ACTATTCATTCTATGAAAGGTCACTTGGATTTCTCATTTGCATCGGCTTGGAGCCCTGATGGCCGGACATTTGCCACTGGCAATCAAGACAGGACATGCCGGGTTTGGGATGCCAGAAATCTCTCGCAGTCTCTCCATGTCTTGAGGGGTAACCTTGGTGCTATAAGATCTATTCGCTACACATCAGATGGTCAGTTCCTGTCGATGGCGGAGCCGGCAGACTTTGTCCACATCTTTGATGTCAAAAGTGATTATAACAAGAGGCAAGAGCTGGATTTCTTTGGTGAGATATCTGGCATGTCTTTCAGCCCTGACACGGACACGCTCTTCGTTGGTGTTTGGGACAGGACCTACGGCAGCCTACTTCAGTATGGCCGCCTCTATAACTACTCATACCTTGACTCGCTGTTCTAA